One genomic region from Cellulomonas hominis encodes:
- a CDS encoding glucose-6-phosphate dehydrogenase assembly protein OpcA: MIIDLPKTTTRDINKRLVQERDEGGAVALGRVLTLIIDVGPHDPEDAIAAANDASREHPCRVIVLTEEGPGEDSELDAQIRLGGDAGASEVVILHPSSAQARHLDTLVLPLLLPDAPIVAWWPYDVPKDPAQHPIGQLARRRITDSTECTSPTRTLHRLAETYAEGDTDLAWTRTTLWRGLIAATLDQPPFEPVQRAVVAGESTHPSVDLIAAWLGWALNCPVEIERQADAPAITQVRLERRSGAIVLDRPDGKTAALRQPDQPEHRIALPIRKLRECLAEELRRLDADEVYGEVLRKGLAKVGA; this comes from the coding sequence GTGATCATCGACCTGCCGAAGACGACCACCCGCGACATCAACAAGCGGCTGGTCCAGGAGCGCGACGAGGGCGGCGCGGTCGCGCTCGGGCGCGTGCTGACCCTCATCATCGACGTCGGCCCGCACGACCCCGAGGACGCGATCGCCGCGGCGAACGACGCCTCCCGCGAGCACCCGTGCCGCGTCATCGTGCTGACCGAGGAGGGCCCCGGCGAGGACTCCGAGCTCGACGCGCAGATCCGCCTCGGCGGCGACGCCGGCGCCAGCGAGGTCGTCATCCTGCACCCGTCGTCCGCGCAGGCCCGGCACCTGGACACCCTGGTGCTGCCCCTGCTGCTGCCCGACGCGCCGATCGTCGCGTGGTGGCCGTACGACGTGCCGAAGGACCCCGCGCAGCACCCGATCGGGCAGCTCGCGCGGCGCCGGATCACCGACTCCACCGAGTGCACCAGCCCCACCCGGACGCTGCACCGGCTCGCCGAGACCTACGCCGAGGGCGACACCGACCTCGCCTGGACCCGGACGACCCTGTGGCGCGGCCTGATCGCCGCGACCCTGGACCAGCCGCCGTTCGAGCCGGTGCAGCGGGCCGTCGTCGCCGGGGAGAGCACGCACCCGTCGGTCGACCTCATCGCCGCGTGGCTCGGCTGGGCCCTGAACTGCCCGGTCGAGATCGAGCGGCAGGCCGACGCGCCCGCCATCACCCAGGTCCGGCTCGAGCGCCGCTCCGGCGCGATCGTGCTGGACCGCCCCGACGGCAAGACCGCCGCGCTGCGCCAGCCCGACCAGCCCGAGCACCGGATCGCCCTGCCGATCCGCAAGCTGCGCGAGTGCCTCGCCGAGGAGCTCCGCCGGCTCGACGCCGACGAGGTCTACGGCGAGGTGCTCCGCAAGGGCCTGGCGAAGGTGGGCGCATGA
- the pgl gene encoding 6-phosphogluconolactonase yields MTGAPRTVLVHPDATVLAEATAARLITRLVDLQSAAAPVHVVLTGGTVGIRTLAAVAASPARAAVDWSGVHLWWGDERFLPDGDPDRNETQAREALLDALGDALPAANVHPMRPLDEAAGIATPEDSAAAYAAELAVFAPEGSDVPAFDVLMLGMGPDGHVASLFPGHEGVGVTGVPTVGVHGSPKPPPLRVSLTFEAIRVAREVWVVAAGAEKAGPVASALSDAPVDVTPAAGARGTEATLWLVDAAAVAEVGAA; encoded by the coding sequence ATGACGGGCGCCCCGCGCACCGTCCTGGTGCACCCCGACGCCACCGTGCTCGCCGAGGCCACCGCCGCGCGGCTGATCACCCGCCTGGTCGACCTGCAGTCGGCGGCCGCCCCGGTGCACGTGGTCCTCACCGGCGGCACCGTCGGCATCAGGACGCTCGCGGCCGTCGCGGCGTCACCCGCCCGGGCAGCCGTCGACTGGTCCGGCGTCCACCTGTGGTGGGGCGACGAGCGGTTCCTGCCGGACGGCGACCCCGACCGCAACGAGACGCAGGCCCGCGAGGCCCTGCTCGACGCGCTCGGCGACGCCCTGCCCGCCGCGAACGTGCACCCGATGCGCCCGCTCGACGAGGCCGCGGGCATCGCGACGCCCGAGGACTCCGCCGCCGCGTACGCCGCCGAGCTCGCCGTCTTCGCCCCCGAGGGCTCCGACGTCCCGGCGTTCGACGTGCTCATGCTCGGCATGGGCCCCGACGGCCACGTCGCGTCGCTGTTCCCCGGCCACGAGGGCGTCGGCGTCACCGGCGTCCCCACGGTCGGCGTGCACGGCTCCCCCAAGCCTCCGCCGCTGCGGGTGTCGCTGACGTTCGAGGCGATCCGCGTCGCCCGCGAGGTCTGGGTCGTGGCCGCGGGCGCCGAGAAGGCCGGCCCGGTCGCCTCGGCCCTGTCCGACGCCCCGGTGGACGTCACCCCCGCCGCGGGGGCCCGCGGCACGGAGGCCACCCTGTGGCTGGTGGACGCGGCCGCGGTCGCGGAGGTCGGCGCGGCCTGA
- a CDS encoding RNA polymerase-binding protein RbpA — protein MASGSAIRGSRVGAGPMGEAERGDAAPRIWISYWCANGHETRPSFAEEAAEEAPVTWDCPRCGFPAGQDQANPPSPVRNEPYKTHLAYVKERRSAEDGEAILDEALAALRARRGGRGVR, from the coding sequence ATGGCGAGCGGAAGCGCGATCCGGGGTTCCCGCGTCGGAGCGGGCCCGATGGGGGAGGCCGAGCGCGGCGACGCCGCCCCCCGCATCTGGATCTCGTACTGGTGCGCGAACGGCCACGAGACCCGGCCGTCCTTCGCGGAGGAGGCCGCCGAGGAGGCGCCCGTCACCTGGGACTGCCCCCGCTGCGGGTTCCCCGCCGGGCAGGACCAGGCGAACCCGCCGTCCCCCGTGCGGAACGAGCCGTACAAGACGCACCTCGCGTACGTGAAGGAGCGCCGGTCCGCCGAGGACGGCGAGGCGATCCTCGACGAGGCCCTGGCCGCGCTGCGCGCGCGCCGCGGCGGCCGCGGGGTGCGCTGA
- the secG gene encoding preprotein translocase subunit SecG — MTALTIALQVLLVVTSLLLVPLVLLHKGKGGGLSDMFGGGITSSAGSSGVAERNLNRITVGVSLVWAVVIVLLGLIERVS; from the coding sequence GTGACAGCCCTCACCATCGCCCTCCAGGTCCTCCTGGTGGTCACGAGCCTGCTGCTCGTCCCGCTCGTCCTCCTGCACAAGGGCAAGGGCGGCGGCCTCTCGGACATGTTCGGCGGCGGCATCACCAGCAGCGCCGGCTCGTCCGGCGTGGCCGAGCGCAACCTCAACCGGATCACGGTGGGCGTCAGCCTGGTGTGGGCGGTCGTGATCGTGCTGCTCGGCCTCATCGAGCGCGTGAGCTGA
- the tpiA gene encoding triose-phosphate isomerase — protein MARTPLIAGNWKLNLDHHEAVHLVQKLAWTLKDAKHDFSDVEVAVLPSFTNIRSVQTLVDADKLDIRYGAQDVSQHASGAYTGEVSAAQLAKLGVTYVATGHSERREYHGESDAVVAAKSVAALGAGITPIVCVGEGLEIRKAGTHVEYTLTQLEGSLAGITEEQAKTVVIAYEPVWAIGTGEVATPEDAQEVCAAIRGKLAELYSAEVADAVRVLYGGSVKSGNAAQIIGKPDVDGALVGGASLDAEEFAKIARFKAHAGA, from the coding sequence ATGGCACGCACCCCCCTCATCGCGGGCAACTGGAAGCTCAACCTCGACCACCACGAGGCCGTGCACCTGGTCCAGAAGCTCGCGTGGACGCTCAAGGACGCGAAGCACGACTTCTCCGACGTGGAGGTCGCGGTCCTGCCGTCGTTCACCAACATCCGCTCCGTGCAGACGCTGGTCGACGCCGACAAGCTCGACATCCGCTACGGCGCGCAGGACGTGTCGCAGCACGCGTCCGGCGCGTACACCGGTGAGGTGTCCGCCGCGCAGCTCGCGAAGCTCGGCGTCACCTACGTCGCGACGGGCCACTCGGAGCGCCGCGAGTACCACGGCGAGTCCGACGCGGTCGTGGCGGCGAAGTCCGTCGCCGCGCTCGGTGCCGGCATCACCCCGATCGTCTGCGTCGGCGAGGGCCTGGAGATCCGCAAGGCGGGCACCCACGTCGAGTACACGCTGACCCAGCTCGAGGGCTCGCTCGCGGGCATCACCGAGGAGCAGGCGAAGACGGTCGTCATCGCCTACGAGCCGGTCTGGGCCATCGGCACCGGCGAGGTCGCCACCCCGGAGGACGCGCAGGAGGTCTGCGCGGCCATCCGCGGCAAGCTCGCCGAGCTGTACTCCGCCGAGGTCGCCGACGCCGTGCGCGTCCTGTACGGCGGCTCGGTGAAGTCCGGCAACGCCGCGCAGATCATCGGCAAGCCCGACGTCGACGGCGCCCTCGTGGGCGGCGCGTCGCTGGACGCCGAGGAGTTCGCGAAGATCGCCCGGTTCAAGGCGCACGCCGGCGCCTGA
- a CDS encoding phosphoglycerate kinase: protein MKTIEDLGDLRGKRVLVRSDFNVPLDGTTITDDGRIRAALPTLKGLLDAGARVVVTAHLGRPKGEPDAKYSLAPVAARLGELLGQPVALAEDVVGESAKATVAGLEDGQIALLENIRFDARETSKDDAVRGELADELAQLADAFVSDGFGVVHRKQASVYDVALRLPHAAGSLVLTEVEALRKAVEDPERPYVVVLGGSKVSDKLGVIANLLTKADKLLIGGGMVFTFLKAQGHEVGSSLLEEDQVETVKGYLAQAQESGVEIVLPVDIVAADSFAADAPHETVDADKIPAGKMGLDIGPKSSELFRAAILDAKTIAWNGPMGVFEFPAFAEGTKAVAQALVDTDGFSIVGGGDSAAAVRRLGFDEAGFGHISTGGGASLELLEGKTLPGIAVLED, encoded by the coding sequence ATGAAGACCATCGAGGACCTCGGCGACCTGCGCGGCAAGCGCGTTCTCGTCCGTTCCGACTTCAACGTGCCGCTGGACGGCACGACCATCACCGACGACGGCCGCATCCGCGCCGCGCTGCCCACGCTGAAGGGCCTGCTCGACGCCGGCGCCCGCGTGGTCGTCACCGCGCACCTCGGCCGCCCGAAGGGCGAGCCCGACGCGAAGTACTCGCTGGCCCCCGTCGCCGCCCGCCTCGGCGAGCTGCTCGGCCAGCCGGTCGCCCTCGCGGAGGACGTCGTCGGCGAGTCCGCGAAGGCCACCGTGGCGGGGCTCGAGGACGGGCAGATCGCCCTGCTCGAGAACATCCGCTTCGACGCCCGCGAGACCTCCAAGGACGACGCGGTGCGCGGCGAGCTCGCCGACGAGCTGGCTCAGCTGGCCGACGCGTTCGTGTCCGACGGCTTCGGCGTCGTGCACCGCAAGCAGGCGTCGGTCTACGACGTCGCGCTGCGCCTGCCGCACGCCGCGGGCTCGCTCGTGCTCACCGAGGTCGAGGCCCTGCGCAAGGCCGTCGAGGACCCGGAGCGGCCCTACGTCGTCGTGCTCGGCGGCTCGAAGGTCTCCGACAAGCTCGGCGTCATCGCGAACCTGCTGACCAAGGCCGACAAGCTGCTCATCGGCGGCGGCATGGTCTTCACCTTCCTCAAGGCCCAGGGCCACGAGGTCGGCTCCTCGCTGCTCGAGGAGGACCAGGTCGAGACCGTCAAGGGCTACCTCGCGCAGGCGCAGGAGTCCGGCGTCGAGATCGTGCTGCCCGTCGACATCGTCGCGGCCGACTCCTTCGCGGCGGACGCCCCGCACGAGACCGTGGACGCCGACAAGATCCCCGCCGGCAAGATGGGCCTGGACATCGGCCCCAAGTCGAGCGAGCTGTTCCGCGCCGCGATCCTCGACGCGAAGACGATCGCCTGGAACGGCCCGATGGGCGTGTTCGAGTTCCCGGCGTTCGCCGAGGGCACCAAGGCCGTCGCGCAGGCGCTCGTCGACACCGACGGCTTCTCGATCGTCGGCGGCGGCGACTCGGCCGCGGCCGTCCGCCGTCTCGGCTTCGACGAGGCGGGCTTCGGCCACATCTCCACCGGCGGCGGCGCGTCGCTGGAGCTCCTCGAGGGCAAGACCCTCCCCGGCATCGCGGTCCTGGAGGACTGA
- the gap gene encoding type I glyceraldehyde-3-phosphate dehydrogenase, producing the protein MTIKVGINGFGRIGRNFYRAIVASGADIEIVGVNDLTDNKTLAHLLKYDTVLGRFPQSVDFDDENLIVDGKKIRALAERDPANLPWAELGADIVIESTGFFTDATKAKAHIDAGAKKVIISAPAKNEDATFVVGVNHTDYDAAAHHIISNASCTTNCLAPVAKVLNDAFGIERGLMTTIHAYTGDQNLQDGPHRDLRRARAAAQNIVPTTTGAAKAVALVLPELKGKLDGFALRVPTITGSATDLTFTASREVTVEEVNAAVKAAAEGPLKGTLEYTEDEIVSSDIVTNPHQSIFDAKLTKVIGDQVKIIAWYDNEWGYSSSLVKLTEYVGARL; encoded by the coding sequence GTGACCATCAAGGTCGGCATCAACGGCTTCGGCCGCATCGGGCGCAACTTCTACCGTGCCATCGTGGCGTCGGGCGCCGACATCGAGATCGTCGGCGTCAACGACCTGACGGACAACAAGACGCTGGCTCACCTGCTCAAGTACGACACCGTGCTGGGCCGCTTCCCGCAGAGCGTCGACTTCGACGACGAGAACCTCATCGTCGACGGCAAGAAGATCCGCGCCCTCGCCGAGCGCGACCCGGCGAACCTCCCGTGGGCCGAGCTGGGCGCCGACATCGTCATCGAGTCGACCGGCTTCTTCACCGACGCGACCAAGGCCAAGGCGCACATCGACGCCGGCGCCAAGAAGGTCATCATCTCCGCCCCGGCGAAGAACGAGGACGCGACCTTCGTCGTGGGTGTCAACCACACCGACTACGACGCCGCCGCGCACCACATCATCTCGAACGCGTCCTGCACCACGAACTGCCTCGCCCCGGTGGCGAAGGTCCTCAACGACGCCTTCGGCATCGAGCGTGGCCTCATGACCACCATCCACGCGTACACCGGCGACCAGAACCTGCAGGACGGCCCGCACCGCGACCTCCGTCGCGCCCGCGCCGCCGCGCAGAACATCGTCCCGACCACGACCGGCGCCGCCAAGGCCGTCGCGCTCGTGCTGCCGGAGCTCAAGGGCAAGCTGGACGGCTTCGCGCTCCGCGTGCCGACCATCACCGGCTCCGCCACCGACCTGACCTTCACCGCCTCGCGCGAGGTCACGGTCGAGGAGGTCAACGCCGCGGTCAAGGCCGCCGCCGAGGGCCCCCTCAAGGGCACGCTGGAGTACACCGAGGACGAGATCGTCTCCTCGGACATCGTCACCAACCCGCACCAGAGCATCTTCGACGCGAAGCTCACCAAGGTGATCGGCGACCAGGTCAAGATCATCGCCTGGTACGACAACGAGTGGGGCTACAGCTCGTCGCTCGTCAAGCTCACCGAGTACGTCGGCGCGCGTCTCTGA
- the whiA gene encoding DNA-binding protein WhiA, giving the protein MALTAQVKDELARLQVDKTSCRKAEVSATLRFAGGLHIISGRIVIEAELDTGAAARRLRAAIAEVYGHASDVIVVSGGGLRRGNRYVVRVVKDGESLARQTGLLDNRGRPVRGLPPQIVAAGAQEAEAAWRGAFLAHGSLTEPGRSSALEVTCPGPEAALALVGAARRLQIPAKAREVRGIDRVVIRDGDAIAAMLARLGAHDTLLVWEERRVRREVRGTANRLANFDDANLRRSARAAVAAGARVERAFEILGADVPEHLREAGELRLAHKEASLEELGKLADPVLTKDAVAGRIRRLLATADKRASDLGIPDTESGLSPDLLDL; this is encoded by the coding sequence ATGGCTCTGACGGCACAGGTGAAGGACGAGCTTGCGCGGCTCCAGGTCGACAAGACGTCGTGTCGGAAGGCGGAGGTCTCGGCCACGCTCCGGTTCGCGGGCGGGCTGCACATCATCTCGGGGCGCATCGTCATCGAGGCCGAGCTCGACACCGGCGCCGCCGCGCGCCGGTTGCGTGCGGCCATCGCCGAGGTCTACGGGCACGCGTCGGACGTGATCGTGGTGTCCGGCGGCGGCCTGCGGCGCGGCAACCGGTACGTCGTGCGGGTCGTCAAGGACGGCGAGTCGCTCGCGCGGCAGACCGGCCTGCTCGACAACCGCGGCCGGCCCGTGCGCGGGCTGCCCCCGCAGATCGTGGCCGCCGGCGCCCAGGAGGCCGAGGCGGCGTGGCGCGGGGCGTTCCTCGCGCACGGCTCGCTCACCGAGCCCGGCCGGTCGTCCGCGCTGGAGGTGACCTGCCCCGGGCCCGAGGCCGCGCTGGCGCTGGTCGGCGCGGCGCGGCGCCTGCAGATCCCGGCGAAGGCCCGCGAGGTGCGCGGGATCGACCGGGTGGTCATCCGCGACGGCGACGCGATCGCGGCGATGCTGGCCCGGCTCGGCGCGCACGACACGCTGCTGGTCTGGGAGGAGCGCCGGGTGCGGCGCGAGGTGCGCGGCACCGCGAACCGCCTGGCCAACTTCGACGACGCGAACCTGCGCCGCTCGGCCCGGGCCGCCGTGGCCGCGGGCGCCCGCGTGGAGCGCGCGTTCGAGATCCTCGGCGCGGACGTGCCCGAGCACCTGCGCGAGGCGGGGGAGCTGCGCCTCGCGCACAAGGAGGCCTCGCTCGAGGAGCTCGGCAAGCTGGCCGACCCCGTGCTCACCAAGGACGCCGTCGCGGGCCGGATCCGGCGCCTGCTGGCGACCGCCGACAAGCGCGCGTCGGACCTCGGGATCCCGGACACCGAGTCGGGACTGAGCCCGGACCTGCTCGACCTCTGA
- a CDS encoding gluconeogenesis factor YvcK family protein, which produces MSADRGLRPAFVALGGGHGLSGTLSALRRVTDRLTAVVTVADDGGSSGRLREELGVLPPGDLRMALSALCDDSDWGRTWRDVLQHRFTSAGDLDRHAVGNLLIVALWELLGDTVDGLDWVGRLLGARGRVLPMAAVPLAIEADVRRADGHVDLVRGQSHVAVARDPIAEVRLVPEAPPALPEAVAAVDEADWVVLGPGSWYTSVIPHLLVPDLAAALHRTAARRIVVLNLTADAETPGMGPCEHLDALRQHAPALRVDAVIADPGSVDDVDELAERTHAAGGRLLLRQVRRGDGTPRHDPLRLAAAISDVVEGFLGDVGPDPRNRTNGTPGGRGMAG; this is translated from the coding sequence ATGAGCGCGGACCGCGGGCTGCGTCCCGCGTTCGTGGCGCTGGGCGGCGGCCACGGGCTCTCCGGCACGCTGTCCGCCCTGCGCCGGGTGACCGACCGGCTGACGGCGGTCGTGACGGTCGCCGACGACGGCGGGTCCTCCGGGCGGCTCCGGGAGGAGCTCGGCGTGCTGCCGCCCGGCGACCTGCGGATGGCCCTGTCCGCCCTGTGCGACGACTCCGACTGGGGCCGGACCTGGCGCGACGTGCTGCAGCACCGGTTCACCTCGGCCGGCGACCTGGACCGGCACGCCGTCGGCAACCTCCTGATCGTGGCGCTGTGGGAGCTGCTCGGCGACACCGTGGACGGCCTGGACTGGGTCGGGCGGCTGCTGGGCGCGCGCGGCCGCGTGCTGCCGATGGCGGCCGTGCCGCTCGCGATCGAGGCCGACGTGCGGCGCGCGGACGGGCACGTCGACCTGGTGCGCGGGCAGAGCCACGTCGCCGTCGCGCGGGACCCGATCGCGGAGGTCCGCCTGGTCCCGGAGGCGCCGCCGGCGCTGCCCGAGGCGGTGGCCGCCGTCGACGAGGCCGACTGGGTCGTGCTCGGCCCGGGCTCCTGGTACACCTCCGTGATCCCGCACCTGCTCGTGCCCGACCTCGCGGCGGCGCTGCACCGGACCGCGGCCCGGCGGATCGTCGTGCTCAACCTCACCGCGGACGCCGAGACGCCCGGCATGGGGCCGTGCGAGCACCTCGACGCCCTGCGGCAGCACGCGCCGGCGCTGCGGGTGGACGCCGTGATCGCCGACCCGGGGTCGGTCGACGACGTGGACGAGCTCGCGGAGCGCACGCACGCCGCGGGCGGCCGTCTGCTGCTGCGGCAGGTCCGCCGCGGCGACGGCACGCCGCGGCACGACCCGCTCCGGCTGGCGGCGGCGATCAGCGACGTCGTCGAGGGGTTCCTCGGCGACGTGGGCCCGGACCCCCGGAACCGGACGAACGGGACACCCGGGGGTCGCGGGATGGCAGGATGA
- the rapZ gene encoding RNase adapter RapZ: protein MNDEISPITVPTGIPAIEAAAAAPRVRQPHLMIITGMSGAGRTRAGAVLEDMGWYVVDNLPAQMLTHLVGMLTHGGPPSADLRLAAVVDVRGREFFADLLAVLSQLRESGVDYRILFLDASDEVLVRRYEQVRRPHPLQGEGRILDGIAAERALLADIRERSDVLIDSSETNVHELGRIVRAAVSTGEQDDVLRVNVLSFGFKYGIPLDADHVVDVRFLANPYWITELRHLSGRDAPVRDYVLGLPGAREFVDRYVDALEPVLAGYLAEEKRYVTIAVGCTGGKHRSVAISEAIAERLRGRGQRVTVAARDLGKE, encoded by the coding sequence ATGAACGACGAGATCTCGCCGATCACGGTCCCGACCGGCATCCCCGCGATCGAGGCGGCCGCCGCCGCCCCCCGGGTGCGCCAGCCCCACCTCATGATCATCACCGGCATGTCCGGCGCGGGGCGGACCCGCGCGGGCGCGGTGCTGGAGGACATGGGCTGGTACGTCGTCGACAACCTGCCGGCGCAGATGCTCACCCACCTGGTCGGGATGCTCACGCACGGCGGGCCGCCGAGCGCGGACCTGCGGCTCGCCGCCGTCGTCGACGTGCGCGGGCGCGAGTTCTTCGCCGACCTGCTGGCGGTCCTCTCCCAGCTCCGGGAGTCCGGGGTCGACTACCGGATCCTGTTCCTCGACGCCTCGGACGAGGTGCTGGTGCGCCGGTACGAGCAGGTCCGCCGCCCGCACCCGCTGCAGGGCGAGGGCCGGATCCTCGACGGCATCGCGGCGGAGCGCGCCCTGCTGGCGGACATCCGGGAGCGGTCCGACGTGCTCATCGACTCCTCCGAGACGAACGTGCACGAGCTGGGCCGGATCGTGCGGGCCGCCGTGTCCACCGGCGAGCAGGACGACGTCCTGCGGGTGAACGTCCTCTCGTTCGGCTTCAAGTACGGCATCCCGCTCGACGCGGACCACGTCGTCGACGTCCGGTTCCTCGCGAACCCCTACTGGATCACCGAGCTGCGGCACCTGTCCGGCCGGGACGCCCCCGTGCGCGACTACGTGCTCGGCCTGCCGGGGGCCCGGGAGTTCGTCGACCGCTACGTCGACGCCCTGGAGCCGGTGCTGGCGGGCTACCTCGCGGAGGAGAAGCGCTACGTGACCATCGCGGTCGGCTGCACCGGCGGCAAGCACCGCTCGGTCGCGATCAGCGAGGCGATCGCGGAGCGGCTGCGGGGCCGCGGGCAGCGCGTGACGGTCGCGGCCCGGGACCTCGGCAAGGAATGA
- the uvrC gene encoding excinuclease ABC subunit UvrC: MADPATYRPAPGEIPDSPGVYRFRDEHGRVVYVGKAKSLRQRLNSYFQEVAGLHPRTQQMVTTAASVQWTVVGTEVEALALEYSWIKEFDPRFNVKYRDDKSYPYLAVTLADKVPRVQVMRGAKRPGTRYFGPYAHAWAIRETVDLLLRVFPVRTCSAGVFKRARQQGRPCLLGYIDKCSAPCVGRISEEDHHVLAEEFAEFMAGDTARFTRRLTARMKEAAAELDFERAARLRDDIAALERATEKNAVVLQDGTDADIFALAGDELEAAVQVFHVRDGRIRGQRGWVVEKVEDLGDAELVEHLLQQVYGDAPGAEAGGATAGAVPREVLVPVLPPELEQVQTWLSGLRGSRVQVRVPQRGDKAELAQTVRKNAEHALALHRTRRAGDLTTRSQALREIQEALGLDTAPLRIECYDVSHNQGTYQVASMVVFEDGLARKSEYRRFSIRGPEGTGARDDTQAMHEVITRRFRRYLAEREQSGDLELGLGEDQVAEALADGDVGPVRSGPVDETTGRPQKFAYPPNLVVVDGGPPQVAAAAAALAELGIDDVALCGLAKRLEEVWLPGEDYPVILQRSSEGLYLLQRVRDEAHRFAITAHRKQRSKGMTVSALDSVPGLGPARSAALLKHFGSLKRLRAASAEEIASVPGMGARTAAAVVEALATDGARAAAPGSVAGAADDGTTGMLGA, encoded by the coding sequence ATGGCCGATCCCGCGACGTACCGCCCCGCACCGGGCGAGATCCCGGACTCGCCGGGGGTGTACCGGTTCCGCGACGAGCACGGCCGGGTCGTCTACGTCGGCAAGGCGAAGAGCCTGCGCCAGCGGCTGAACAGCTACTTCCAGGAGGTCGCCGGCCTGCACCCGCGCACCCAGCAGATGGTCACCACCGCGGCGTCCGTGCAGTGGACCGTCGTGGGCACCGAGGTCGAGGCGCTGGCGCTGGAGTACTCCTGGATCAAGGAGTTCGACCCGCGGTTCAACGTGAAGTACCGGGACGACAAGTCCTACCCGTACCTCGCGGTCACGCTGGCGGACAAGGTCCCGCGCGTGCAGGTGATGCGCGGCGCCAAGCGTCCCGGGACCCGGTACTTCGGGCCGTACGCGCACGCCTGGGCGATCCGCGAGACGGTCGACCTGCTGCTGCGGGTGTTCCCGGTCCGCACCTGCTCGGCCGGCGTGTTCAAGCGGGCCCGGCAGCAGGGCCGGCCGTGCCTGCTGGGGTACATCGACAAGTGCTCGGCCCCGTGCGTCGGCCGGATCTCCGAGGAGGACCACCACGTCCTCGCCGAGGAGTTCGCCGAGTTCATGGCCGGCGACACCGCCCGGTTCACGCGCCGCCTGACCGCCCGGATGAAGGAGGCGGCGGCAGAGCTCGACTTCGAGCGCGCCGCGCGGCTGCGGGACGACATCGCCGCGCTGGAGCGGGCGACCGAGAAGAACGCCGTCGTCCTCCAGGACGGCACGGACGCCGACATCTTCGCGCTCGCCGGCGACGAGCTCGAGGCCGCGGTCCAGGTGTTCCACGTCCGGGACGGCCGGATCCGCGGCCAGCGCGGCTGGGTGGTCGAGAAGGTCGAGGACCTCGGCGACGCCGAGCTGGTCGAGCACCTGCTGCAGCAGGTCTACGGCGACGCCCCGGGCGCCGAGGCGGGCGGGGCGACGGCGGGTGCCGTGCCCCGGGAGGTGCTGGTGCCGGTGCTCCCGCCCGAGCTGGAGCAGGTGCAGACCTGGCTGTCCGGGCTGCGCGGCTCCCGCGTGCAGGTCCGCGTCCCGCAGCGCGGGGACAAGGCCGAGCTCGCGCAGACCGTGCGGAAGAACGCCGAGCACGCCCTGGCCCTGCACCGCACGCGCCGGGCCGGCGACCTCACGACCCGGAGCCAGGCGCTGCGCGAGATCCAGGAGGCACTCGGCCTGGACACCGCGCCGCTGCGCATCGAGTGCTACGACGTCTCGCACAACCAGGGCACCTACCAGGTCGCGTCCATGGTGGTCTTCGAGGACGGGCTGGCCCGCAAGAGCGAGTACCGCCGGTTCAGCATCCGCGGGCCGGAGGGCACTGGCGCCCGCGACGACACGCAGGCCATGCACGAGGTCATCACCCGGCGGTTCCGGCGCTACCTCGCCGAGCGCGAGCAGTCGGGCGACCTCGAGCTCGGCCTGGGCGAGGACCAGGTGGCGGAGGCGCTGGCCGACGGCGACGTCGGCCCCGTGCGGTCCGGGCCGGTGGACGAGACGACCGGCCGGCCGCAGAAGTTCGCCTACCCGCCGAACCTCGTGGTCGTGGACGGCGGGCCGCCGCAGGTCGCCGCCGCGGCCGCCGCCCTCGCCGAGCTGGGCATCGACGACGTCGCGCTGTGCGGCCTCGCGAAGCGCCTGGAGGAGGTGTGGCTGCCGGGGGAGGACTACCCCGTGATCCTGCAGCGCTCGTCCGAGGGGCTGTACCTGCTGCAGCGCGTCCGCGACGAGGCGCACCGGTTCGCGATCACCGCGCACCGCAAGCAGCGGAGCAAGGGGATGACGGTCTCGGCGCTCGACTCGGTGCCCGGCCTCGGCCCCGCCCGGTCGGCGGCGCTGCTCAAGCACTTCGGGTCCCTGAAGCGGCTCCGCGCGGCCTCGGCCGAGGAGATCGCGTCCGTCCCGGGCATGGGCGCGCGCACCGCCGCCGCGGTGGTCGAGGCGCTGGCCACGGACGGTGCGCGGGCCGCCGCGCCCGGGTCCGTGGCCGGCGCGGCGGACGACGGGACGACTGGCATGCTGGGGGCATGA